From the genome of Arthrobacter sp. ERGS1:01:
GCCGACGCCATGGCCCGGTACAAGGCGGCCGGCATGGACCACGCCAGCCTGGACGTGGACACCGAAAATCCCTCGGGTGCCCTGGGCCTCTACGAGTTCCTGGGCTACCGGCCGCTGCGCCGCAGCATGGCCTGGGACAAGGTGCTGTAGCCGCCTACGCGTCGATGTCGTGCAGGTGGTGGATGACGTCGTGCAGGAAGTAGCCGGCCAGGGTCAGCACCGTGAATTCCGAGCCGTTGCTGCGCAGCCCGCGCCGCTCCCACTGCTCCTGTGTGACGGAGCCAAAGGCGTCCGCCACGTCGCTGCCGGCCTGCACCAGTTGGTGGTAGACCTCCCGGGCGTCAAGCCCCGCATAGTTCCCATCGAGGGCCGCCTGGTCCTGGTCCCAGTTGGCAAACACCGGGTTCTCCTGCGTGAGCATGAGTTGCAGACGGGCCTCGAACACGTCGAAGACGTCGCGGACGTGGGCGGCATACTCAAGCACCGACCACGTTGAGTCGTCGGGGCGCTGGTCCGCCGTCGCCCGGTTCAGGGCCGCCTGCCAGCGCGGCAGCAGGGCCGGGATGGCGGTGGCGACGGCGGCCGGGGTGGTTTTGGCCGCCTCGAAACCGCACTCCGGGCACGGTGCGGACAGCACCCAGGTCCAGTCTTTGTCATCCGGAATGATAGGCATGCGCCCAGTGTATGCGGTTACTGGAGGGGCAGCTCAAATGCTTCCTGGGTTGCCTCCGGAATTGGCGCCGGATCCGACGCCGGCGCCGAGACGGCAGCCGGGGGAGCCTTGGGTGTCGGCTCGGCTGCGTGCGAGCCTTCTCCGCCCACGCTGGGTCCCACCAGTTCGATGGCCGCGGACAGGGCCACGCCGGAACCGTCCCGGTGCCCGTGCTCCACGGGCAATGCCCGGGCCACGCCGGTGGCAGTGGACGCCTTGGCCGGGCCGTGCCCCGCCCAGGACACCATTAGCCGGTCCTCGCCCTTCAGGAAGCGGTGTGCGCGCACGCCGCCGGTGGCCCGCCCCTTGGCCGGGTATTCGGTGAACGCGGTGACCTTCGCGCTGCCCGACGGCGTGCCGGGCAGGGCGTCCTGCCCGCCGGCCACCGTGACCACCACGGCGTCGGGGTCCGCAACGGACACTACGCCGAAGCTGAGCACGGAATCGTCCGCGGCAAGCTTGATTCCGGCCATGCCGCCGGCCGTGCGGCCCTGCGGGCGCACGTTGGCGGCACTGTAGCGCAGCAGTTGGGCGCGTTCGGTGATGAAGACGAGTTCGTCGTCGTCGTTCACGGCCACGGCGGCACCCACCACGACGTCCCTGGGCTTGAGCATGATGTACTCCCACTCGTCCCGGTTCAGCGGGTACTCGGGGGTGACCCGCTTGACGACGCCGGCGGCCGTGCCCACGGCGAAGACCGTGTTGAGCGGCACGAAGCCGATGAGGGTTTCGCCCTTGGTGAGCGTGATGAATTCCTTGGCCGCCACGCCGCCGGCCAGATTGGGCAGCGAGTTGGTGGGCGGCAGCACGGGCATGTCCACGACCTGCAGGCGCAGCATCCGGCCCAGTGAGGTCAGGGCGCCGATCTCGGCCCGGGCACTGGTTTTGATGATGGAGGTGAACACGTCGTGCTTGGTGCGCCCGCCGGCCTCGACCAGCGTCTCCGCCGTGGAGGTGCGCGCGATCTGCCCCGAGGCGCTCAGCAGCACCCAGCAGGGGTCGTCGGCGATCTCCAGGGCCAGCGGGGCCACCTTGCCCTTGCCCGCGGGGCCGGCGGCCGCCAGCGCCTTGGCGACGGACGGGGCCATGGCCTCGGATTCCAGCAGCACGGTGCGGCGCGGGGTGGAGTACTTGGCCGCGACCTCGCCGAGTTCGTCGGAGACCAGCTGGTGGAGCAGTTCCTTCGACCCGAGGATGGCTTCGAGGGCGGCGATTTCGCGGCGGAGTTCGTCGCGTTCGGCCTCCAGCTCCACCATGGAGAAGCGGGTGAGCCGGCGCAGCTGCAGGTCCAGGATGTAGTTGGTCTGGATTTCGGAGAGGTCGTAGATGGCCATGAGGCGTTCGCGGGCGGCCGCGACCTCGTCGGAGCTGCGGATGATCTGGATGACCTCGTCGATGTCGACGATGGCCAGCAGCATGCCCTCCACCAGGTGCAGGCGGTCCTGCTTCTTGCCCAGCCGGAACGCGGTGCGGCGGCGGACCACGTCGATGCGGTGGGCCACGAAGACCTGCAGCAGCGGCAGCAGGCCCAGGGTTTGCGGCTGCCCGTCCACGAGGCAGACGTTGTTGATGCCGAAGGAGTCTTCCATGGGGGTGTAGCGGTACAGCTGGGCCATGACGGCGGCCGGGTTGAAGCCGTTCTTGATCTCGATGACCAGGCGCAGCCCGTGCTTGCGGTCGGTCAGGTCCACGAGGTCCGCAATGCCCACCAGTTTCTTGGTGTTGATGGCGTCCTTGATCTTCTCGATGACCTTTTCCGGGCCCACCAGGTACGGCAGTTCGGTGACGACCAGGCCCACCCGGCGGGGGGAGAGCTGTTCGACGGCCATCGTGGCCCGGGTCTTGAAGGAGCCGCGGCCCGTGGCGTAGGCGTCGCGGATGCCCTGCAGGCCCACGATGCGCCCGCCCGAGGGCAGGTCCGGCCCGGGGACGTACGCCATGACGTCCTCAAGGGTTGCCTCGGGGTTGGCGATCAGGTGCTGGGCGGCGGCAATGACCTCGCCCAGGTTGTGCGGGGCCATGTTGGTGGCCATGCCCACGGCAATGCCGCTGGCGCCGTTGACCAAAAGGTTAGGGTACGCGGCCGGCAGCACCGAGGGCTGCATCATCTCGTTGTCGTAGCTGGGCACGAAGTCCACCACGTCTTCGCCCAGGTTGCCCGTCAGCTCCAGGGCTGGGGCGGCCATGCGGGCCTCCGTGTACCGGGGGGCGGCGGGGCCGTCGTCGAGCGAGCCAAAGTTGCCGTGCCCGTCGATCAGGGGCAGGCGCAGGGAGAAGTCCTGGGCCATGCGCACCATGGTGTCGTAGATGGCGGTGTCGCCGTGCGGGTGCAGCTTGCCCATGACCTCGCCCACCACGCGGGCGCTCTTGACGTGTCCCTTGTCGGGGCGCAGGCCCATCTCGCTCATCATGTAAAGGATGCGCCGCTGCACCGGCTTCAGGCCGTCCCGGGCATCGGGGAGCGCCCGGGAGTAGATCACCGAATAGGCGTACTCAAGGAAGGAACCTTCCATTTCACTGGAGACGTCAATGTCAACGATGTTCTCGGTGAAGTCTTCGCCCATCGTTTCATTGGCGGGTTGTTGGCGCTTGGCCATGGTGGTGTTGGTTCCTTACCTTGTGTGGTGCGGGTGTTGCGGGCGGGCATGGGCGCTAAAGGCAATCATGTCGGTACAGTAATTCTATGGTGAAGCCAGGGGACGTGCCCGAATATCCGGCGCATTGGGAGGCCGATGTCGTGCTGCGCGACGGCGGAACGGGCCATTTGCGGCCCATGACGGCCGCGGACGCCGACGCCGTGCAGGCCTTCCACATGGCCCAGTCGCAAAATTCCATCTACCTGCGCTTCTTCACCTACAAGTCCAAGCTGACCGCCAAGGAGCTGCGCCGCTTCACCGAACTGGACTATCGGGACCGGGTGGCGCTGGTCATCACCCGTGGTGCGGAGATCATCGGCATTGGCCGCTACGACCGCCTCGATGATCCCACCGAGGCGGAGGTGGCGTTCAACGTCTCCGACGCCAACCAGGGCCGCGGGCTTGGCTCCATCCTGCTCGAGCACCTGGCCGCGGCCGCCCGGGAGAACGGCATCGACAAGTTCACCGCCGAGGTCCTGCCGGAAAACCGCAAGATGCTCCAGGTCTTCTCCGACGCCGGCTACGAGGTGCACCGGCACTTCGAGGACGGCGTCGTGTCCCTGGAGTTCCAGATCGACCCGACGGAAAAATCCCGGGCGGTCATGGAATCCCGGGAACACCGCGCCGAGGCGCGCAGCGTGGCCGGTCTCCTGGCCCCGGCATCGGTGGCCGTCATCGGCGCCAGCCGGGCCTGGGGGAGCGTGGGCCAGCAGCTCCTGGAGCACATTGTGGAGGGGCGGTTCACCGGCGCCGTGCACGCGGTCAACCACGACGCCCTGGAGGTGTCGGGCATGATGCCGCACGCCAGGATCGCCGAGGTCCCCGGACCCGTGGACCTGGCCGTGATCGCCGTCCCCTACGACCAAGTGCCCGCCGTCGTGGACCAGTGCGGGGCCGCAGGGGTGAAGGGCATCGTGGTGGTCACCGCCGGATTCGCCGACGACGGCGCTCGCGGGCTGGCCCGCCAGCGCGCCCTGGTGCGCCAGGCCCGGGCCAACGGCATGCGCCTGGTGGGACCGGCCTCTCTGGGCCTGGCCAACACGGATCCCGCCGTGTCACTGAACGCCTCCATGGCGCCCGGCCTGCCCCTGCGGGGAGGGCTGGGCATCTTCAGCCAGTCGGCCGCCCTGGGGGTGTCCCTCTACGCGTCCATGAGCCGGCGCGAGATCGGCCTGTCCACGGTGCTGTCCGCCGGGAACCGAGCCGACGTTTCCGGCAACGACCTCATGCAGTTCTGGGAGGACGACCCCCACACCACCGTATGCGGACTGTACCTGGAATCCATCGGCAACCCGCGCAAGTTCTCCCGGATCTCCCGGCGGCTGGCCCGCAGCAAACCCGTCATCGTCGCCAAGTCCGACACCATGGGGCTGCGACTGCCCCCGGGGCACGCAGTACGCACCACCCAGGCACCGGCCGGCGCGCTTGACGCCATGCTGCGCCAATCCGGCGTCATCCGCGTCAACACGATCGAGGAGCTGGCCGACGTCGCACAGATCGTGGTCGGCCAGCCGCTGCCACGGGGGCCCAGGCTCGCCGTCGTGGGCAACTCCCTGGCCCTTGGCACCGTGGTCGCCGACTCCGCCGAACAACTCGGCCTCACGGTCACCAGCATGGACAACGCCCTGGCGCTGGACACCGGCCAGTCACGGGCCCTGCCGTTGTTGGCCCACACCCTGGGGGAGGCCCTGGCCCGCGACGACGTCGATTCCGCCATCGTGACCCTGCTGCCCGTCACCGGGCTCACCATCGACGCGATCGCCGGTACGCTCAGGGCCTGCTCGGAGACGGCGGGCAAACCCGTCATCGCCGTCTTCACCGGCATCGTGGACGCCGGCATCCAGGTCAACCGCCAGCTCGACGGCGGCCTGCCGTCCTATTCGAGCCCCGGCACCGCCATCGCGGCGCTCGCAGCCGTGACGCGCTACGCCCACTGGCTCACGCTGGAAAAGCCAAGCTTCGACCGCCCCGCCGGCGTGGACACCGACGCCGTGACAGCCCTCTTGGAGCAATGGCTGGAGGGCATCGAGGGGGATGGGCTGCTGAGCCTGGATGCGGGCCGCACCCGGGAGCTGTTGGGCCACTACGGGATCGAGGTGCTCGAATCCGTGCCGTTCCACAGCGACGACGAGGCCGTGGCGGCCGCCGAACGGCTCGGCTGGCCGGTGGCCATCAAGACCCTTGACCCGGCGTTGCGGCACCGGCTGGACCTGGGCGGGGTGCGCATCAACATTGAAAACGCCCCGTCGCTGCGCCGGAACATCGGCCAGATGCGCAAACTGCTCGAACAGTACGGCCACGTCGAACTGGAGGTCCAGTCCATGGCCGAGGTGGGCCAGTCGTGCACCCTGCGCGCCATCGAGGACCCGCTGCTGGGTCCCGTGGTGTCGTTCGGGCTGTCCGGGGATGCGGTGAACCTCCTCGACGATTGGGCGCACCGGGTGCCGCCGCTGTCCGTGGGCGACACGGCCGAACTGGTCCGCTCACCCCGGGCCGCCGTGAAGCTGTTTGGCTACGGGGGGCTGCCGGCCGGAAACGTTGCGGCGCTCGAGGACCTGGTTGCCCGGGTGGGGCTCATGAAGGACGAACACCCGGAAATTGCGTGGGTGGAGTTCAACCCGATCCTGGTGGGACCCAGCCGGGTGACGGTGCTCGCCGTCGAACTTCGCATCGGCAACCCGGCACGACGCACCGACAGCGCCCGCCGGGCCCTGGTTTCCTAGCCCGGGCCCGCCGCCGGGGTGCCCGGACGGCACGGCCCGGTTCGCAACGGTCGTGGCAAAGTGCCAAAATGGTTGAATGAACAGCTTCGGAGCCGGCGCCCCGGCCAACACCAAGGGCCGCGACCTGGAATCTGCACTTCAACGCGCCGGCTTCTACCCGCGGCTCGTGGCGGACGTGGTCAATGACGCCCTGGACGGACAGGAGTGCCTGGCCCATCTGGTGCACCTGGAAACCCACTTCGACAGGACCGAGGTGCACCGCCACATCACCGTCCTGGTGCTGACCGAGGACATGCTGGTCATCACCCACGTGGACGACCAGCAGCTCGACGACGCCGGCGAGCAGGTGGTGGCCCAGGTCTCCACCGAGTCGGTGCCGGTCAGCCAGATCCGCTCCGTGGTGCTCAGTTACACCTACGCCCAGCCGCAGGACTACAAGCCCTCCGACCCGGCCCGTGAACTGACTGTCTCGATCGCCTGGTCCGGCGGGCAGCGCGTCGACATGGGGCCGGCTGCCTGCGGGGACCCCAACTGCGACGCCGACCACGGCTACACCGGCACCATTGTCCAGGAGGACCTCGCCCTGCGGATCAGCGCCGAGGCCGAGGGCCTGCAGGCCGTGGCTGACGCCAAGGCCTTTGCCCGGGCACTGCGGGCCGTCAACACGGCCACGGGCGCCCCCGTCCACGCCGGCACGCCGGCGCCGGGGCCCAAGTTCCCCGTCCTGGGCCAGCGCCTGGGCCGATCCCACTACCGGCGCTGACGGGCGTGGGACAACCGGCACTGCCCGCAGCACCCGCCTATGGAAGCGGCACCGTCGCCGAGGTGTTCACCAGCGCCGCGGCGGCCCTGGGCGACGAACGCTTCAGCAACGCCCTGCGCCTGCCAACAAGCAAGCGCATTTGCGTGGTGCTCGTGGACGGGCTCGGCAAGGCCCTGTTGAAGCAGCGCGCCGGCCACGCACCTTTCCTGCGCGGGGTCATGGCGGCCGACGGCAGCGGTGAGCACCCGCGCACCCTCCAGGCCGCGTTCCCCAGCACCACGGCCACCTCGCTGGCCAGCCTGGGCACGGGCACGGTCCCCGGCAGCCACGGCATGCTCGGCTACGACGTCCTGGACCCTGACCAGGACAAGGTGGTGAACCTGCTGGGCAACTGGGATGCCGGCGTCGACCCCCACAGCTGGCAGCCCAACCCCACGGTGTTCGAGCAATTGGCCGGACACATCCCCACCGCTACCGTCAGCCTGCCCAAGTTCGAACACTCACCCATGACCAAGGCGGCCCTGCGCGGCAGCACGTTCCTGGGCGCCACATCCCCGCAGGCCCGCGTTGAACTGGCCGCACAGACGCTGGCGGAAAATCCCCGCATGCTCATGTACCTCTACTGGAGCGAACTGGACAAGGCCGGGCACGCACACGGCACCGATTCCCCCCAGTGGGAACACCAGCTGGAGGAGCTCGACGCCGGCATGAAGCGGTTGGCCGCCACGGCTCCGACGGATACCCTGATTCTGTTGACCGCCGACCACGGCATGGTGGATGTGCCCCGTTCGGCGCGGATCGACTTCTCGCAGTTCCCCGATCTGGTGGTGGGCGTGCGGCACACAGCCGGCGAGCCGCGCATGGTGCACCTGTACCTGGAGCCCGACGCCGGAGCTGCGGCCCGCGACCGCCTCGTCGAGGCCTGGCTG
Proteins encoded in this window:
- a CDS encoding DinB family protein, which encodes MPIIPDDKDWTWVLSAPCPECGFEAAKTTPAAVATAIPALLPRWQAALNRATADQRPDDSTWSVLEYAAHVRDVFDVFEARLQLMLTQENPVFANWDQDQAALDGNYAGLDAREVYHQLVQAGSDVADAFGSVTQEQWERRGLRSNGSEFTVLTLAGYFLHDVIHHLHDIDA
- a CDS encoding DNA gyrase/topoisomerase IV subunit A, with amino-acid sequence MAKRQQPANETMGEDFTENIVDIDVSSEMEGSFLEYAYSVIYSRALPDARDGLKPVQRRILYMMSEMGLRPDKGHVKSARVVGEVMGKLHPHGDTAIYDTMVRMAQDFSLRLPLIDGHGNFGSLDDGPAAPRYTEARMAAPALELTGNLGEDVVDFVPSYDNEMMQPSVLPAAYPNLLVNGASGIAVGMATNMAPHNLGEVIAAAQHLIANPEATLEDVMAYVPGPDLPSGGRIVGLQGIRDAYATGRGSFKTRATMAVEQLSPRRVGLVVTELPYLVGPEKVIEKIKDAINTKKLVGIADLVDLTDRKHGLRLVIEIKNGFNPAAVMAQLYRYTPMEDSFGINNVCLVDGQPQTLGLLPLLQVFVAHRIDVVRRRTAFRLGKKQDRLHLVEGMLLAIVDIDEVIQIIRSSDEVAAARERLMAIYDLSEIQTNYILDLQLRRLTRFSMVELEAERDELRREIAALEAILGSKELLHQLVSDELGEVAAKYSTPRRTVLLESEAMAPSVAKALAAAGPAGKGKVAPLALEIADDPCWVLLSASGQIARTSTAETLVEAGGRTKHDVFTSIIKTSARAEIGALTSLGRMLRLQVVDMPVLPPTNSLPNLAGGVAAKEFITLTKGETLIGFVPLNTVFAVGTAAGVVKRVTPEYPLNRDEWEYIMLKPRDVVVGAAVAVNDDDELVFITERAQLLRYSAANVRPQGRTAGGMAGIKLAADDSVLSFGVVSVADPDAVVVTVAGGQDALPGTPSGSAKVTAFTEYPAKGRATGGVRAHRFLKGEDRLMVSWAGHGPAKASTATGVARALPVEHGHRDGSGVALSAAIELVGPSVGGEGSHAAEPTPKAPPAAVSAPASDPAPIPEATQEAFELPLQ
- a CDS encoding bifunctional acetate--CoA ligase family protein/GNAT family N-acetyltransferase, which encodes MVKPGDVPEYPAHWEADVVLRDGGTGHLRPMTAADADAVQAFHMAQSQNSIYLRFFTYKSKLTAKELRRFTELDYRDRVALVITRGAEIIGIGRYDRLDDPTEAEVAFNVSDANQGRGLGSILLEHLAAAARENGIDKFTAEVLPENRKMLQVFSDAGYEVHRHFEDGVVSLEFQIDPTEKSRAVMESREHRAEARSVAGLLAPASVAVIGASRAWGSVGQQLLEHIVEGRFTGAVHAVNHDALEVSGMMPHARIAEVPGPVDLAVIAVPYDQVPAVVDQCGAAGVKGIVVVTAGFADDGARGLARQRALVRQARANGMRLVGPASLGLANTDPAVSLNASMAPGLPLRGGLGIFSQSAALGVSLYASMSRREIGLSTVLSAGNRADVSGNDLMQFWEDDPHTTVCGLYLESIGNPRKFSRISRRLARSKPVIVAKSDTMGLRLPPGHAVRTTQAPAGALDAMLRQSGVIRVNTIEELADVAQIVVGQPLPRGPRLAVVGNSLALGTVVADSAEQLGLTVTSMDNALALDTGQSRALPLLAHTLGEALARDDVDSAIVTLLPVTGLTIDAIAGTLRACSETAGKPVIAVFTGIVDAGIQVNRQLDGGLPSYSSPGTAIAALAAVTRYAHWLTLEKPSFDRPAGVDTDAVTALLEQWLEGIEGDGLLSLDAGRTRELLGHYGIEVLESVPFHSDDEAVAAAERLGWPVAIKTLDPALRHRLDLGGVRINIENAPSLRRNIGQMRKLLEQYGHVELEVQSMAEVGQSCTLRAIEDPLLGPVVSFGLSGDAVNLLDDWAHRVPPLSVGDTAELVRSPRAAVKLFGYGGLPAGNVAALEDLVARVGLMKDEHPEIAWVEFNPILVGPSRVTVLAVELRIGNPARRTDSARRALVS
- a CDS encoding DUF5998 family protein, whose amino-acid sequence is MNSFGAGAPANTKGRDLESALQRAGFYPRLVADVVNDALDGQECLAHLVHLETHFDRTEVHRHITVLVLTEDMLVITHVDDQQLDDAGEQVVAQVSTESVPVSQIRSVVLSYTYAQPQDYKPSDPARELTVSIAWSGGQRVDMGPAACGDPNCDADHGYTGTIVQEDLALRISAEAEGLQAVADAKAFARALRAVNTATGAPVHAGTPAPGPKFPVLGQRLGRSHYRR
- a CDS encoding alkaline phosphatase family protein, whose amino-acid sequence is MGQPALPAAPAYGSGTVAEVFTSAAAALGDERFSNALRLPTSKRICVVLVDGLGKALLKQRAGHAPFLRGVMAADGSGEHPRTLQAAFPSTTATSLASLGTGTVPGSHGMLGYDVLDPDQDKVVNLLGNWDAGVDPHSWQPNPTVFEQLAGHIPTATVSLPKFEHSPMTKAALRGSTFLGATSPQARVELAAQTLAENPRMLMYLYWSELDKAGHAHGTDSPQWEHQLEELDAGMKRLAATAPTDTLILLTADHGMVDVPRSARIDFSQFPDLVVGVRHTAGEPRMVHLYLEPDAGAAARDRLVEAWLERFGKKAWVLTRDEAVAAGYFGEVRPEAAGRIGDVLVVARETIAFYDMRRVRPQAIEVVGQHGSITKAEREVPLLRIPATGKPRRR